A single Parabacteroides timonensis DNA region contains:
- a CDS encoding 1-acyl-sn-glycerol-3-phosphate acyltransferase, with protein MAQEGITQIDVKQVLQQKAPSVAGKIPGFVVNYLIRTIHQNELNDILTRYHDKDGVDFMQELIGYFDLILELVNEENIPAEGRYIFASNHPLGGLDGICLSAVIGKHYGGKIRYLVNDLLLYLSNLRSIFVPINKHGAQGKKNARLIDEAYTSDNQIVTFPAGLCSRKIDGKIQDPEWKKSFIQKAVEHKRDIVPVYFEGRNSNFFYRLANLRKALGIKMNYEMLYLPDEMFRCKHKTFRIHFGKPIPWQTFDGSKKPGEWAEWVRTQAYNLKKT; from the coding sequence ATGGCACAAGAAGGTATTACGCAAATTGATGTAAAACAGGTATTACAGCAAAAGGCCCCCTCGGTGGCCGGTAAAATTCCCGGTTTTGTAGTCAATTATCTGATTCGTACCATTCACCAGAATGAATTGAATGATATCCTCACCCGTTATCATGATAAGGATGGGGTTGATTTTATGCAGGAGTTGATCGGTTACTTCGACCTGATCCTGGAACTGGTGAACGAAGAAAATATTCCTGCTGAAGGACGCTATATTTTTGCATCCAATCATCCGCTGGGAGGGTTGGACGGCATCTGTTTGTCGGCTGTGATCGGGAAGCATTACGGCGGGAAGATACGTTATCTGGTGAACGATCTGTTGCTCTACTTGTCAAATCTAAGGTCCATTTTTGTCCCTATCAATAAACACGGTGCGCAGGGTAAGAAGAATGCCCGGCTGATCGATGAGGCTTATACTTCGGATAATCAGATCGTGACTTTCCCGGCAGGTCTTTGTTCCCGTAAGATAGACGGGAAGATACAAGATCCTGAATGGAAGAAATCGTTTATTCAGAAGGCGGTCGAACATAAACGGGATATCGTTCCGGTCTATTTCGAGGGAAGGAATTCCAATTTCTTCTACCGGCTGGCTAATCTGCGTAAAGCGCTGGGGATTAAGATGAACTATGAAATGCTTTATCTGCCGGATGAGATGTTCCGGTGCAAGCATAAAACATTCCGTATCCATTTCGGGAAACCTATCCCGTGGCAGACGTTCGACGGTAGTAAGAAACCGGGCGAGTGGGCCGAATGGGTAAGGACACAGGCTTATAATCTCAAGAAAACATAG
- a CDS encoding sensor histidine kinase, protein MRKSTIWLLAVVMAFAFAGLLFLQVKYVSIILKKSSEQFNETVKRSLHQVSKNLELDETRRYLEEDIKRDENNYLQNSQDPQEVAQAITQQKLQIQDANGNILHIEQLRSFSQKFEPLSSLDKKQSGNNIVSTSQDLQKTLKRRMQYQNALMQEVVYSMVTTANLKPIQERVDFKKLNNYLKSEFINNGLNLPFIFFVINKDGKKVYQSGEIKKEPIASDIITYVLFPNDPPSKQNYMKVYFPTKGDYISSSVTFIVPSVLFSLILLVTFIFTIYIVFRQKRLSEMKNDFINNMTHELKTPVSTISLAAQMLKDSDITKSPDVFKHISGVINDETKRLGFLVEKVLQMSLFERQKAALKLKEVDANDLVISVANTFVLKVEKYDGSLDIDLQATDSSIYVDEMHITNVLFNLMDNAVKYRRPEVPLTLMVRTWNDNNGKLLIAVEDNGIGIKKEYLKKVFDRFFRVPTGNVHDVKGFGLGLAYVRKIIEDHKGTIRAEIGPGNVGTKFIITLPLIKS, encoded by the coding sequence ATGAGGAAATCTACTATTTGGTTACTCGCTGTTGTAATGGCATTTGCATTTGCCGGTTTGCTTTTCCTTCAGGTTAAGTACGTGAGCATCATACTCAAAAAAAGTAGCGAGCAATTCAATGAAACAGTAAAAAGAAGCCTGCACCAAGTATCAAAAAACCTGGAGCTAGACGAAACACGCAGATATCTGGAAGAAGATATTAAGCGTGATGAGAATAATTACCTGCAAAACAGTCAGGATCCGCAAGAGGTTGCCCAGGCAATCACCCAACAGAAGCTGCAGATACAGGATGCAAATGGAAACATATTGCATATAGAACAATTACGCAGTTTCAGCCAGAAATTCGAACCCCTGTCGTCGCTCGACAAGAAACAATCGGGTAACAACATTGTCAGTACATCACAGGATTTGCAGAAAACATTGAAGCGCCGTATGCAGTATCAGAACGCTTTGATGCAGGAAGTTGTGTATAGTATGGTAACTACTGCAAACCTTAAGCCTATTCAGGAGCGGGTAGATTTTAAGAAACTGAATAATTACTTAAAATCAGAATTTATTAACAACGGTTTGAACCTGCCGTTCATATTTTTTGTTATTAACAAAGATGGCAAAAAAGTGTATCAAAGTGGAGAAATAAAAAAGGAACCTATTGCGTCTGATATAATTACGTATGTATTGTTCCCGAACGATCCTCCCTCAAAACAGAATTATATGAAGGTATATTTCCCGACAAAGGGTGATTACATTTCAAGTTCTGTAACATTTATTGTACCATCCGTACTCTTTTCGCTGATACTTTTGGTAACATTTATCTTTACCATATATATAGTATTCCGCCAGAAGAGACTGTCAGAAATGAAGAACGACTTTATCAACAATATGACGCACGAGTTGAAAACACCGGTATCAACAATCTCTCTTGCGGCACAGATGTTGAAAGATTCGGATATAACCAAGAGCCCCGATGTGTTTAAACACATCTCAGGAGTTATCAATGATGAAACGAAACGACTAGGCTTCCTGGTAGAAAAAGTGCTTCAGATGTCGCTGTTCGAACGACAGAAAGCGGCACTTAAGCTGAAAGAAGTAGATGCAAACGACTTGGTGATCAGCGTAGCTAACACCTTCGTCCTGAAAGTAGAAAAGTATGATGGATCACTCGACATTGACTTACAGGCAACAGACTCGTCCATCTATGTAGATGAAATGCACATCACCAATGTATTGTTTAATCTGATGGACAACGCGGTGAAATACCGCCGTCCGGAAGTACCGCTCACATTGATGGTAAGAACCTGGAACGACAACAACGGGAAACTGTTGATTGCTGTTGAAGACAACGGGATCGGGATCAAGAAAGAATATCTTAAGAAAGTATTCGACCGCTTCTTCCGGGTACCCACTGGAAATGTACACGACGTAAAAGGTTTCGGTTTGGGACTTGCTTACGTCCGTAAAATTATCGAGGACCATAAAGGTACGATCCGTGCCGAGATCGGTCCCGGAAACGTAGGAACAAAATTTATTATTACTTTACCTCTTATAAAAAGTTAG
- a CDS encoding carbon starvation CstA family protein — MITFICCLAVLIAGYFIYGSFIERIFGVDPSRKTPAFTHQDGVDYIPMSSWKVFMIQFLNIAGLGPIFGAIMGAKFGVASFLWIVLGTIFAGAVHDYLAGMLSLRHHGESLPEIIGRYLGNNFKQFMRGFTVILMVLVGAVFVAGPAGLLAKLTPEYLDATFWIFVVFIYYILATLLPVDKIIGKIYPLFAAALLFMAVGILVMLFVNHPPLPELTDGLANTHPENLPIFPIMFVSIACGAISGFHATQSPLMARCIKNEKYGRPVFFGAMITEGIVALIWAAAATYFYHNNGMGESNAAVIVDSITKEWLGTVGGVLAVLGVIAAPITSGDTAFRSARLIIADFLHKEQKSMASRLMICVPLFIVAIGILLYSLKDKDGFDMIWRYFAWTNQTLAVFTLWALTVFLARSKKPYIVTLIPALFMTAVCSTYIFVAPEGLGMNVTVSQIIGCSITVVTLVAFLFWKRKNPGAV, encoded by the coding sequence ATGATAACCTTTATCTGTTGTCTTGCAGTTCTTATTGCAGGCTATTTCATTTACGGCTCTTTTATAGAACGTATCTTCGGGGTCGATCCTTCCCGTAAAACTCCAGCTTTCACTCATCAGGATGGAGTAGATTATATTCCAATGTCTTCCTGGAAAGTCTTTATGATCCAGTTTCTGAACATTGCCGGTCTCGGTCCGATATTCGGCGCTATAATGGGAGCCAAGTTTGGTGTGGCTTCTTTCCTGTGGATCGTATTGGGCACGATCTTTGCCGGGGCTGTTCACGATTATCTGGCCGGAATGCTTTCCCTGCGCCATCATGGCGAGAGTCTGCCTGAAATTATCGGACGTTATCTCGGGAACAATTTCAAGCAATTCATGCGTGGGTTTACCGTTATTCTGATGGTCCTTGTCGGAGCTGTCTTTGTTGCCGGTCCAGCCGGGTTGCTGGCAAAGTTGACTCCGGAATACCTCGATGCCACTTTCTGGATATTTGTGGTATTTATCTATTATATCCTGGCCACTTTGTTGCCGGTCGATAAGATCATAGGTAAGATATATCCTTTGTTTGCTGCCGCCTTGCTTTTTATGGCAGTAGGTATTCTTGTGATGTTGTTCGTGAACCATCCGCCACTTCCGGAGCTGACCGACGGCCTGGCGAATACGCATCCGGAAAATCTTCCTATCTTTCCGATTATGTTTGTGAGTATTGCCTGTGGAGCCATTTCCGGTTTCCATGCTACTCAAAGTCCGTTGATGGCTCGTTGTATCAAGAATGAAAAATACGGACGTCCTGTCTTCTTCGGAGCGATGATTACAGAAGGTATCGTGGCTTTGATCTGGGCTGCCGCTGCTACTTATTTTTATCATAATAATGGTATGGGTGAAAGTAATGCAGCCGTGATTGTAGACAGTATCACTAAAGAGTGGCTGGGGACGGTTGGCGGTGTATTAGCCGTATTAGGCGTTATTGCTGCTCCGATTACTTCGGGGGATACTGCATTCCGTTCGGCCCGTTTGATCATAGCAGATTTTCTCCATAAGGAGCAGAAAAGCATGGCTAGTCGTCTGATGATCTGTGTCCCTCTGTTTATCGTAGCGATCGGGATATTACTTTACAGTTTAAAAGATAAGGATGGTTTCGATATGATCTGGCGTTATTTTGCCTGGACAAATCAGACGTTGGCAGTCTTTACCCTTTGGGCGTTGACGGTCTTTCTTGCCCGTTCGAAGAAGCCGTATATCGTAACCCTGATCCCTGCCCTGTTTATGACAGCCGTTTGTTCCACCTATATTTTTGTCGCTCCTGAAGGATTAGGTATGAATGTTACGGTTTCACAGATAATAGGTTGCAGCATAACGGTAGTGACACTGGTTGCATTCCTTTTCTGGAAGAGAAAAAATCCCGGAGCCGTTTAA
- a CDS encoding GNAT family N-acetyltransferase, which produces MQDIIKPIDRAVLKAELTKEKKLRSTNKSNNEIYIVTAHDSPSVMQEIGRLREIAFRYYGGGTGFPVDIDEFDTMEDAYRQLIVWSPEDEQILGGYRFLCGSDVKFDENGKPMLATSHLFNFSDKFNKEFLPYTVELGRSFVTLEYQSTRAGAKGLFVLDNLWDGLGALSVVDPSLQYYFGKVTMYNTYNTEARNMILYFLGMHFPDADKLVTPVYPLQTDTDIEKMKDLFHYDNFKENYKVLNQEVRKFGINVPPLVNAYMSLSPKMRVFGTAINHEFGDVEETGILIAINEILEDKKKRHIETYLKEEGQTADLIRKIE; this is translated from the coding sequence ATGCAAGACATTATTAAACCGATTGACCGTGCAGTACTTAAGGCGGAACTGACAAAAGAGAAGAAGCTCCGCAGCACGAATAAATCAAACAATGAAATATATATTGTAACAGCCCACGACTCTCCTAGTGTAATGCAGGAGATCGGACGTCTGCGGGAAATCGCTTTCCGTTATTATGGCGGAGGTACAGGTTTTCCGGTGGATATAGATGAATTCGATACGATGGAGGACGCCTATCGTCAGTTGATCGTGTGGAGTCCGGAAGATGAACAAATCCTGGGCGGTTATCGTTTCTTGTGTGGATCGGATGTGAAATTTGATGAGAACGGTAAGCCGATGTTAGCCACTTCTCACTTGTTTAACTTCTCCGACAAGTTTAATAAAGAATTCCTTCCTTATACGGTCGAACTGGGCCGTTCTTTCGTAACATTAGAATATCAATCTACACGTGCCGGGGCAAAGGGTTTATTTGTACTGGATAATCTGTGGGATGGATTGGGAGCCTTGTCGGTTGTTGATCCGAGCCTGCAGTATTATTTCGGGAAGGTAACGATGTATAATACATATAATACAGAGGCACGTAATATGATCCTTTACTTCCTCGGTATGCATTTCCCGGATGCAGACAAGCTGGTGACGCCTGTCTACCCGCTGCAAACCGATACGGATATAGAGAAAATGAAGGATTTGTTCCATTACGATAACTTCAAGGAAAATTATAAGGTACTGAACCAGGAAGTGCGTAAGTTCGGTATCAATGTGCCGCCCCTTGTAAACGCCTATATGAGTCTTTCACCTAAGATGCGTGTATTCGGAACGGCTATCAACCATGAGTTCGGGGATGTAGAGGAGACCGGCATACTTATTGCCATCAATGAAATCCTCGAAGATAAGAAGAAACGTCATATCGAAACTTACCTGAAGGAAGAGGGACAGACGGCTGATTTGATAAGGAAGATAGAATAA
- a CDS encoding GatB/YqeY domain-containing protein — translation MDLFEKVSEDIKNAMKAKDKVALETLRNVKKFFLEAKTAPGANDTLTDTDATKIIQKLVKQGKDSADIYTQQGRADLAEGELAQVKVLETYLPKQMTAEELEIALKAIIAQVGATGPQDMGKVMGTASKALAGKAEGRAISEAVKRLLNS, via the coding sequence ATGGATTTGTTTGAAAAAGTCAGCGAAGACATTAAAAACGCAATGAAGGCAAAAGATAAAGTTGCCCTCGAAACATTGAGAAATGTGAAGAAATTCTTCCTCGAAGCAAAGACTGCTCCGGGAGCTAACGATACTTTGACGGATACCGATGCCACCAAAATTATCCAGAAGCTGGTGAAACAAGGAAAGGACTCTGCTGACATTTACACCCAGCAAGGTCGTGCAGACCTGGCAGAGGGTGAACTTGCGCAGGTAAAAGTGCTGGAAACTTATCTCCCGAAGCAGATGACTGCCGAAGAACTTGAAATAGCATTGAAAGCTATTATCGCCCAGGTAGGTGCTACCGGTCCTCAGGATATGGGTAAGGTAATGGGAACGGCTTCCAAAGCGCTTGCGGGTAAAGCAGAAGGACGTGCTATTTCAGAAGCGGTAAAACGCCTGCTGAATAGCTAA
- a CDS encoding cell division protein FtsQ/DivIB: protein MIRIVSIIVATLLSCYIVFVTFFFRDMRQDKECHDLQVVVKDSLDKHFVSESDLVAILKKADLNPIKKPMDAINTDKIENELKKNEMIARIEAYKTPSGIVKLEVEQKIPILRVISSRGNFYVDNLGSTMPVSHRYVTDVPLVSGYVEKELAVTDLYKFALFLQENEFWNSQIEQIYVHPDNEVELIPRVGNHRIVLGSFDNFEEKLDNLRLFYDEVVPKVGWEKYSIINLKYKDQIVCTKR, encoded by the coding sequence GTGATTCGTATAGTATCCATAATAGTAGCTACACTGTTGTCTTGTTACATCGTGTTTGTCACCTTCTTCTTCCGGGATATGAGGCAGGATAAGGAATGTCATGACCTTCAGGTCGTGGTGAAAGACAGCCTCGATAAACATTTCGTGAGTGAAAGCGACCTGGTGGCGATCCTCAAAAAGGCGGATCTTAACCCGATCAAAAAGCCTATGGACGCAATCAATACGGATAAGATAGAGAATGAACTGAAAAAGAACGAGATGATTGCCCGTATCGAAGCATATAAAACGCCGTCGGGAATAGTCAAGCTCGAAGTGGAGCAGAAAATACCTATTTTACGTGTGATCAGTTCAAGGGGAAACTTCTATGTGGATAACCTCGGAAGCACGATGCCGGTCAGTCATCGGTATGTAACTGACGTTCCTTTAGTAAGTGGATACGTCGAAAAAGAGCTGGCGGTAACCGACTTATACAAATTTGCATTATTTTTGCAGGAGAATGAGTTTTGGAATAGTCAGATAGAACAGATTTATGTTCATCCTGACAACGAAGTAGAACTGATTCCCCGGGTGGGTAACCACCGGATCGTACTGGGTTCTTTCGACAACTTCGAAGAAAAGCTGGATAACTTGCGGCTCTTCTACGACGAGGTCGTTCCGAAAGTCGGATGGGAGAAATACAGTATAATTAATTTAAAATACAAAGATCAGATTGTTTGTACTAAAAGATAG
- the rprY gene encoding response regulator transcription factor RprY, which yields MEEKLKIFFCEDDENLGMLLREYLQAKGYVTDLFSDGEAGYKGFTKGKYDLCVLDVMMPKKDGFTLAQEIRSINPDIPIIFLTAKTMKEDILEGFKIGADDYLTKPFSMEELLLRIEAILRRVKGKKMKDIPFYKLGNFLFDTQKQTLAIGDKVTKLTTKECELLSLLCAHANEILERNYALKTIWVDDNYFNARSMDVYITKLRKLLKDDPGIEIINIHGKGYKLITPSGEEQAREEGIQVL from the coding sequence ATGGAAGAAAAACTGAAAATCTTCTTTTGTGAAGACGACGAAAACCTGGGTATGCTATTAAGAGAATACTTACAGGCAAAAGGTTATGTAACTGATCTCTTCTCTGACGGAGAAGCTGGTTACAAAGGTTTCACCAAAGGCAAATATGATCTTTGCGTATTAGACGTAATGATGCCGAAAAAAGACGGTTTTACCCTGGCACAGGAAATCCGTTCAATAAATCCTGATATTCCAATCATTTTCCTTACTGCAAAGACAATGAAGGAAGATATCCTGGAAGGATTCAAGATCGGAGCCGACGATTATCTGACAAAACCGTTCAGCATGGAAGAGCTGTTGCTTCGTATCGAAGCTATCCTGCGCCGTGTGAAAGGTAAAAAGATGAAAGACATTCCTTTCTACAAGCTGGGTAATTTCTTGTTCGATACACAGAAACAGACACTGGCAATCGGCGACAAGGTAACAAAGCTGACTACAAAAGAATGCGAATTACTGAGCCTGCTGTGTGCACACGCTAATGAAATTCTGGAACGTAACTATGCACTGAAAACTATCTGGGTAGACGATAACTACTTCAATGCCCGTAGCATGGACGTGTATATCACTAAACTTCGTAAACTGTTGAAAGATGATCCAGGTATCGAAATCATCAACATCCACGGTAAGGGTTACAAACTGATCACTCCTTCTGGAGAAGAACAGGCCCGCGAAGAAGGTATCCAGGTACTTTAA
- the ftsA gene encoding cell division protein FtsA — protein MAYTDFIAAIDLGSSHMVGMVGTKGPTGALSIIAYEVENSATCIRRGCVYNVEETANKIKRLILKLENKLNGAKVGKVYVGIGGQSLRSIDHTVPRILGTDGVVTEDIIDGLYEECRNYHPDMLDVLAAVSPTYFLDDKPEPNPVGIPCTRIEARYKLIVGRPSLKRYVLNSIADRAKIEIADIVVSPLALADVVLTDNEKDLGCALIGFGAGVTTLTVYKAGQLVNLSVIPFGGHLITRDITSLHLVEAEAERVKLTYGSAQMEKDNDLSIQVSSADGMGLREIKLADLNNVVEARMKEILENVYARLEATGLMNGLGAGIIITGGGAALKNLPEVIRERLNMDVRYSAVRKGIVESGEMIANNPEYAVAVGLLAKGTENCALYIPPKVEVKVEEPEVEVKEEVKVAPEPPKKKPEKKKGPGLFGRITKSIDTFGKGLFDDEDDTK, from the coding sequence ATGGCATACACAGACTTTATAGCAGCCATCGACCTTGGCTCTTCTCACATGGTCGGTATGGTAGGAACGAAGGGCCCGACCGGGGCACTCTCGATTATTGCCTACGAAGTTGAAAACTCCGCTACCTGTATACGAAGAGGATGTGTATATAATGTGGAAGAAACGGCGAATAAGATAAAGCGTCTTATACTGAAGCTCGAAAATAAACTGAACGGCGCGAAGGTCGGGAAAGTATATGTTGGCATCGGTGGACAGTCGCTGCGCTCTATCGACCATACGGTTCCACGTATTCTGGGGACCGATGGCGTAGTGACCGAAGATATTATTGATGGTCTCTACGAAGAATGCCGTAATTATCACCCGGATATGCTGGATGTGCTGGCAGCGGTTTCGCCTACCTATTTTTTAGATGACAAACCCGAACCCAATCCGGTGGGTATTCCTTGTACCCGGATCGAAGCCCGTTACAAGCTGATTGTAGGACGGCCTTCGTTGAAACGTTATGTGCTCAACAGTATTGCCGACCGTGCTAAGATAGAAATCGCCGATATCGTTGTTTCTCCTTTGGCTTTGGCCGATGTGGTGCTGACTGACAACGAGAAGGACTTAGGATGCGCCTTGATCGGTTTCGGTGCCGGAGTAACCACACTGACGGTTTATAAAGCCGGACAGTTGGTCAACCTTTCGGTCATTCCTTTCGGAGGTCATCTGATTACCCGCGACATTACCAGCCTGCACTTGGTGGAAGCGGAAGCCGAACGGGTGAAACTGACCTACGGTAGTGCACAGATGGAAAAAGACAACGACCTGAGCATCCAGGTTAGTTCTGCCGACGGTATGGGACTTCGCGAGATCAAATTGGCCGACCTCAATAATGTGGTCGAAGCCCGTATGAAAGAAATTCTGGAAAACGTATATGCCCGTCTTGAAGCTACCGGACTGATGAACGGTTTGGGAGCAGGTATCATAATAACAGGCGGAGGTGCCGCCCTGAAGAACCTTCCGGAAGTTATCCGCGAACGGTTGAACATGGATGTACGCTACTCGGCTGTCCGTAAAGGTATCGTTGAGAGTGGGGAAATGATAGCCAACAATCCCGAATATGCTGTCGCTGTCGGCTTGTTGGCTAAAGGAACTGAGAATTGCGCCCTTTACATCCCACCAAAAGTGGAGGTGAAGGTGGAGGAACCGGAGGTAGAGGTGAAGGAAGAAGTGAAAGTTGCCCCTGAACCCCCGAAGAAGAAACCAGAGAAGAAGAAAGGCCCAGGCCTGTTCGGACGCATAACCAAAAGTATAGACACGTTTGGCAAAGGATTGTTTGATGACGAAGACGATACAAAGTAA
- the ftsZ gene encoding cell division protein FtsZ, with protein MDDTILNFNYPTDTPKIIKVIGVGGGGGNAVTHMYKEGIHDVTFVLCNTDNQALNRSDVPVKVPLGRNITQGLGAGNKPERAMMAAEESMEDIRKMLSDGTKMVFITAGMGGGTGTGAAPVIARFAKDMGILTVGIVTIPFVFEGERKIIQALNGVEDISKNVDALLVINNERLREIYSDLTMTNAFGKADDTLTIAAKSIAEIITLPGIINLDFADVNTTMKDGGVALMSNGFGEGEGRVRQAIEDALNSPLLNNNDVFNAKKILFNVSFGEEAELRMEEMNDVHDFMSRFGRDIEVIWGTAIDSTLGSKVKMTILATGFGMEDIPQIAEKRQIEQGRMTEEELRLEEERLNKERAEKDLIDKYYGASGQRMRRVAARAKAVVLTQDELDDDALIALIEDNPTYNRDPKVIARARSKVGGEEIPVSSTAVNTSASRSEGKKPDTGGKKVISFR; from the coding sequence ATGGACGATACAATATTAAATTTCAATTATCCGACAGATACTCCTAAAATCATCAAAGTAATTGGTGTAGGAGGCGGTGGAGGTAACGCTGTTACCCACATGTACAAGGAAGGTATACATGATGTTACATTCGTTTTGTGTAACACCGATAACCAGGCGTTGAACCGTTCCGACGTTCCCGTAAAAGTACCGCTGGGGCGTAATATCACCCAGGGATTGGGAGCCGGCAACAAACCCGAACGTGCCATGATGGCTGCCGAAGAAAGTATGGAAGATATCCGCAAGATGCTTAGCGACGGCACTAAAATGGTCTTTATCACTGCCGGAATGGGTGGTGGTACAGGTACAGGAGCAGCTCCGGTAATTGCCCGCTTTGCCAAGGATATGGGTATCCTGACTGTCGGTATCGTTACTATTCCATTCGTATTCGAAGGCGAACGCAAAATCATTCAGGCACTGAACGGTGTTGAAGATATTAGCAAGAACGTGGATGCGTTGCTGGTTATCAACAACGAACGTTTGCGTGAGATCTATTCCGACCTGACTATGACGAATGCTTTTGGAAAAGCCGATGATACCCTTACCATTGCTGCTAAGAGCATTGCTGAGATCATCACCCTTCCGGGTATAATCAACCTCGACTTTGCCGATGTCAATACCACGATGAAAGATGGTGGTGTTGCCTTGATGAGTAACGGTTTCGGTGAAGGTGAAGGGCGTGTACGCCAGGCAATTGAAGATGCACTGAACTCTCCGCTGTTGAACAATAACGATGTGTTCAATGCCAAAAAGATATTATTCAACGTTTCGTTCGGTGAGGAAGCCGAACTGCGTATGGAGGAAATGAACGATGTTCACGATTTCATGTCACGCTTCGGACGCGATATCGAAGTGATCTGGGGTACGGCTATCGACAGCACTCTCGGTTCGAAAGTGAAGATGACGATCCTGGCAACCGGTTTCGGTATGGAAGACATTCCTCAGATCGCTGAAAAACGTCAGATCGAACAGGGACGTATGACTGAGGAGGAACTTCGTCTGGAAGAGGAACGCTTGAACAAGGAACGTGCCGAAAAAGATCTGATCGACAAATATTACGGAGCTTCCGGCCAGCGTATGCGCCGTGTTGCAGCCCGTGCCAAAGCTGTTGTATTGACACAGGATGAATTGGACGATGATGCTTTGATTGCCTTGATCGAGGATAATCCTACTTATAACCGTGATCCGAAAGTAATAGCTCGTGCCCGTTCGAAGGTTGGTGGTGAAGAAATTCCGGTATCATCGACAGCAGTCAATACTTCAGCTTCTCGTTCCGAAGGAAAGAAACCGGATACAGGAGGCAAGAAGGTGATAAGTTTCCGATAA